Genomic segment of Niallia taxi:
CAGAAAATACTATTGGGAAGGCTTATGGATTTCAACTTGCGAAGAAATGTCGTCAGGTGTCTTGGCAAACTGAAAAGTTAAATCAAGTAGAGTATGTTCTTTATCAACTCGAAAAAAATCCTAGTTCTCGTAGAATAATGACAAGTCTTTGGGACGTTGATGACTTAGATGAGATGACCCTAGAACCTTGTGTATGGGCTACTAATTGGAAAGTAAACAATAATGTACTCGATTTACATGTTAAGCAAAGATCTGCCGATATGGCTTTAGGTCACCCATTTAATGTCTACCAATATTCCGTCCTTCATAGATTAATAGCTGATCAATGTGGTTATGAATTAGGCACAATGCATTGGTGTATTGATGATGCCCATATATACGATAGACATATCGATATTTTAATAGAACAATTGTCTCAACCTATTCCTGAATGTTCACCTACGCTTATTCTTCCAGATAAATTCGATGAAAATGGTCGAAAATCCTCATTCTTTGATCGTAGATTATCTGATGTCCAATTGCTTGATTACCAACATAACGGTATATTTAAATATCAAATAGCTGAATAATATAGAAAAATTTATAATAAATGTACAAAAAGAGGCTATGACATAAGTATGTGGATTTGCGTAAAAACCGAACTTCTTAATCAATTAAAGATTAAATAGTTCGGTTTTTACGTTTTAATACAATAATTAGAATTCTTAGTGAAATGGAGCGGAGGACACTCGACTACTAGGGAAATAGAGGACGCTTTAGACCCCG
This window contains:
- the thyA gene encoding thymidylate synthase; translation: MLNYTGYDKIYRDIVMDIINNGTDQDPTLVRARYSDGSPAPTKFIQGINFKIRPEDGIPILRSKRVFQKTPLVELEWIWQELSNDVTWLQDHKCKVWNEWANTENTIGKAYGFQLAKKCRQVSWQTEKLNQVEYVLYQLEKNPSSRRIMTSLWDVDDLDEMTLEPCVWATNWKVNNNVLDLHVKQRSADMALGHPFNVYQYSVLHRLIADQCGYELGTMHWCIDDAHIYDRHIDILIEQLSQPIPECSPTLILPDKFDENGRKSSFFDRRLSDVQLLDYQHNGIFKYQIAE